From Chryseobacterium sp. H1D6B, a single genomic window includes:
- a CDS encoding NAD(P)/FAD-dependent oxidoreductase, whose amino-acid sequence METREKIIIIGGGFAGLQLAKSLNNKNKKVIVLDRVNHHMFQPLFYQVACGRIEPSNISFPFRKIFQRSRNTQFRLTEVKEIDPVHNKVITDEAEFTYDKLIIATGCKTNFFGNKDLEGRAFGMKNTQEAISIRNHILMTFEKLILEKSRSDDGNWNIVIVGSGPTGVELAGAFAEMKKEILPRDYPYMNFDNLKIILVSSTEKPLAVMSSEAQVKSEEYLKELGVTFLSGEIVTEYDGDNVIMKSGKTIPSNNVIWAAGVTGNVVDGFPAEKLIRNRYIVDRYNKIKGYDNIFAIGDISYMETPKYPQGHPQVANVAINQAKNLGNNILKKNSGEWKEYEYEDKGSLATIGKHRAVVDLPFIKFQGFFAWYFWMFLHLMLILSVRNKLAVFFNWMWSYFNKDSSLRLIISPNKKNETLQ is encoded by the coding sequence ATGGAAACACGCGAAAAAATCATTATTATAGGAGGAGGTTTTGCGGGACTACAGCTTGCAAAATCATTAAATAATAAAAATAAGAAAGTAATTGTACTGGATCGTGTCAATCATCATATGTTTCAGCCGCTTTTTTATCAAGTAGCGTGCGGTAGGATAGAACCTTCCAATATTTCCTTTCCATTCAGAAAAATTTTTCAGCGTTCCAGAAATACTCAGTTTCGTTTGACGGAGGTGAAAGAAATTGATCCCGTTCATAATAAAGTGATTACTGACGAAGCAGAATTTACCTATGATAAATTAATTATTGCTACAGGATGTAAAACCAATTTTTTTGGAAATAAAGATCTTGAAGGGAGAGCCTTTGGAATGAAAAATACTCAGGAAGCAATAAGTATCAGGAATCATATTTTAATGACTTTCGAAAAGCTGATCCTTGAGAAAAGCCGCAGTGACGACGGAAACTGGAATATTGTAATTGTAGGAAGCGGACCAACAGGAGTAGAATTAGCGGGAGCCTTTGCGGAAATGAAAAAAGAAATTCTTCCCAGAGATTATCCGTACATGAATTTTGATAATCTTAAAATTATTCTTGTCAGCTCTACAGAAAAACCTCTTGCCGTAATGAGCAGTGAAGCTCAGGTAAAATCTGAAGAATATCTTAAAGAACTTGGGGTTACTTTCCTAAGCGGAGAAATTGTTACTGAATATGACGGTGATAATGTAATCATGAAAAGCGGAAAAACAATCCCTTCCAATAATGTGATCTGGGCAGCAGGAGTTACTGGAAATGTGGTAGATGGATTTCCCGCAGAAAAATTAATAAGAAACAGATATATAGTAGACCGGTACAATAAAATAAAAGGCTACGACAATATTTTTGCTATTGGAGATATCTCCTATATGGAAACTCCGAAATACCCTCAGGGACACCCTCAGGTAGCAAATGTGGCCATTAATCAAGCAAAAAATTTAGGAAATAATATTTTAAAGAAAAATAGCGGTGAATGGAAAGAGTATGAATATGAGGATAAGGGTTCTTTAGCTACTATTGGAAAGCACAGAGCAGTTGTAGATCTTCCTTTTATAAAATTCCAAGGCTTTTTTGCCTGGTATTTTTGGATGTTTTTACACTTAATGCTTATTTTGAGCGTTAGAAATAAACTTGCTGTTTTCTTCAACTGGATGTGGAGCTATTTTAATAAAGACTCCTCTCTCCGATTAATTATTTCACCTAATAAGAAAAACGAAACTTTACAATGA
- a CDS encoding GH25 family lysozyme: protein MTQKKYTKKTAKSIHKRRRMNYFFRRKAVFIILIIALIGTGLYLKQSISYYYALYFNKFNHKKLHNNEAETLRIQKILSNNLDKTYGFDVSHYQNKEDIKWDSLSIGNKTIPLEFVVMRATMGNRNADKHFNEFWEQAKKHELVRGAYHFYRADEDPVIQANNFLASVKLESGDLPPILDIEKIPKRKTNKKLIEDLKVWCKIIEDTYGEKPIIYTYYHYYKDFLKGEFDDYPLWLANYNDVPAPSPDSSWDFWQFTENGIVHGINTKVDLDIYNGSLWSLKRLTLD, encoded by the coding sequence ATGACCCAGAAAAAGTACACCAAAAAAACTGCCAAAAGCATTCATAAGAGAAGACGGATGAACTATTTCTTCCGCCGAAAAGCAGTTTTTATCATTTTAATTATTGCTCTTATTGGGACAGGGCTGTACCTGAAGCAGTCTATCAGCTATTATTACGCATTATACTTTAACAAATTCAATCATAAAAAACTTCATAACAATGAAGCTGAAACATTAAGAATTCAAAAGATCCTCAGCAATAATCTTGATAAAACTTACGGGTTTGATGTTTCGCATTATCAAAATAAAGAAGATATCAAATGGGACAGCTTAAGCATCGGAAATAAAACCATTCCGCTTGAGTTTGTGGTCATGAGAGCAACGATGGGAAACCGTAATGCTGACAAACATTTCAATGAATTCTGGGAACAGGCAAAAAAGCATGAATTGGTGCGAGGTGCCTATCATTTTTACAGAGCAGATGAAGATCCAGTGATTCAGGCCAATAATTTTTTAGCCAGCGTAAAATTAGAAAGCGGAGACCTGCCTCCCATTTTAGATATTGAAAAAATACCTAAACGCAAGACCAATAAAAAACTTATTGAAGATCTAAAGGTCTGGTGTAAAATTATAGAAGACACTTACGGTGAAAAACCTATTATCTATACCTATTATCATTATTACAAAGATTTTCTGAAAGGTGAATTCGATGATTACCCTCTCTGGCTGGCCAATTACAATGATGTTCCTGCCCCGTCTCCAGACAGCAGCTGGGATTTCTGGCAGTTTACAGAAAACGGAATCGTCCACGGAATCAATACCAAAGTAGATTTAGATATCTACAATGGCAGTTTGTGGTCTTTAAAAAGATTAACTTTAGATTAA
- a CDS encoding alpha/beta fold hydrolase → MKKFNALLFLFLIFFSNAQIISGTIFSKEEKQPVPYVKIGVEKENTGVISDDKGNFSIDLSQVHPANKIKIEVAGYENYNETVQNFIKQNPQQIFLKEKVKNIQEVKLTSKKLVDKNWGVNTKTKHVMYSVNPKLHTEDFLGETALEFNAGRRSKIKNINLNIASYTSDKPVLLRYSIYNEKNGFPDKNILDEEITVELTEDMIKSGTFTLDVNDKNIWVQGKFFIGIQFLKEFEGKLNISAALFRTGFLRKFYGDWQKVTLAAPAINIDVKVDKNGKNIQEETESGSGNLSALFPDVSSYNTEAEKSIYGKNNEAGKILKLKDADLYYEIYGEGEPLVLLHGNSGSIQDFYQEIPELSKYYKVIAVDARGQGKSTDTSKKDFTYKIFADDVKALVDDLGLKKVSIMGWSDGGNTGLEFALKYPEILNKLITIGANIFPEGVDSVLLTNFKTKLKVLQMENNPERSNETRLLKLMVKEPNINKNSLSKIQNPVLVIAGENDVIKKEHTELISKQIPNAKLRIYKNATHFIPFENSDQLNKEVLEFLKK, encoded by the coding sequence ATGAAAAAATTCAACGCTTTATTATTCTTGTTTTTAATTTTTTTCAGTAATGCACAGATCATTTCGGGGACTATTTTTTCCAAAGAAGAAAAGCAGCCGGTTCCTTATGTGAAAATTGGAGTCGAAAAAGAAAATACAGGCGTAATATCTGATGATAAAGGAAACTTTTCTATCGATCTTTCCCAAGTACATCCGGCTAATAAAATTAAAATTGAAGTAGCCGGCTACGAAAATTATAATGAAACTGTCCAGAATTTTATAAAACAAAATCCTCAACAGATCTTTTTAAAAGAGAAAGTGAAGAACATTCAAGAGGTTAAGCTTACATCAAAGAAATTAGTAGATAAAAACTGGGGCGTCAATACCAAAACCAAACATGTCATGTATTCTGTAAATCCGAAACTTCATACTGAAGATTTTCTTGGGGAAACAGCATTGGAATTTAATGCCGGCAGAAGATCAAAAATTAAAAATATCAATTTAAATATAGCAAGTTATACTTCTGATAAACCAGTTCTTCTCCGCTACAGTATTTATAATGAGAAAAATGGTTTTCCGGATAAAAATATATTGGATGAAGAAATTACTGTAGAGCTTACAGAAGATATGATCAAATCCGGGACTTTTACATTGGATGTAAATGATAAAAATATCTGGGTGCAGGGGAAATTCTTTATCGGAATACAATTTTTAAAAGAATTTGAAGGAAAATTAAATATAAGTGCCGCCTTATTCAGAACCGGCTTTTTAAGGAAATTTTATGGAGACTGGCAGAAAGTGACTTTAGCAGCACCGGCCATAAATATTGATGTGAAAGTGGATAAAAACGGTAAGAATATACAAGAGGAAACAGAGAGCGGATCCGGCAATCTTTCTGCTCTTTTTCCAGATGTGAGCAGTTACAATACAGAAGCGGAGAAATCGATATACGGTAAAAATAACGAAGCCGGAAAAATTTTAAAACTAAAAGATGCTGATTTGTATTATGAAATATATGGCGAAGGAGAGCCTTTAGTGCTGCTGCATGGAAACAGCGGAAGTATCCAGGATTTTTATCAGGAAATTCCTGAACTGTCTAAATATTATAAAGTCATTGCTGTGGATGCAAGAGGGCAGGGGAAAAGTACAGATACCTCCAAAAAAGATTTCACCTATAAAATTTTTGCAGATGATGTAAAAGCATTGGTGGATGATTTAGGATTGAAAAAAGTAAGTATCATGGGCTGGAGCGACGGCGGCAACACTGGTCTTGAATTTGCTCTAAAATATCCTGAAATTTTGAATAAGCTTATAACAATCGGAGCCAATATCTTTCCGGAAGGGGTAGACAGCGTCCTGCTGACAAATTTTAAGACTAAATTAAAAGTTTTACAAATGGAAAATAATCCGGAAAGATCCAATGAAACCAGACTTTTGAAGCTCATGGTGAAAGAACCGAATATCAATAAAAATTCATTGAGTAAAATTCAGAATCCTGTTTTAGTGATTGCCGGAGAAAATGATGTAATCAAAAAAGAGCATACAGAACTTATAAGTAAGCAGATTCCCAATGCCAAGCTTAGAATTTATAAAAACGCGACTCATTTTATTCCTTTTGAAAATTCGGATCAGCTGAATAAAGAGGTATTGGAATTCTTGAAAAAATAA
- a CDS encoding ABC-F family ATP-binding cassette domain-containing protein encodes MNYVAAENLTKSYGIKVLFKNIAFNINEGDKIAIVAKNGSGKSTLLKILMGKEIADSGSVIINKDIQVVLFDQEIDYDPALSIDEFMMALDSEPIKALKNYHESLHSTDNDFIEKALNDMEVHKAWDLENEMKQILSQLKIIDLDAKMGTLSGGQIKRVALAKLLTETRAEHRHTLLIMDEPTNHLDVEMVEWLENYLSKAKITLLLVTHDRYFLDSVCHIIWEMEDNNLYFHNGAYATYLENKMIREDNLNSTIDKANNLYRKELEWMRRQPKARTTKSKSRIDSFYETEKTAKLDTRKQGLELDFEMKRLGNKILELKNIDKSFGDKLLLKDFSYQFQRGEKVGIVGKNGAGKSTLLNIIQGLEKADSGEIETGETISFGYFSQKGLQYKENERVIDFIKEIAEYYPLANGKSLSASQFLRLFLFDDQTQYSPISKLSGGEKRRLHLMYILYQNPNFLIFDEPTNDLDLPTLTVLENFLQQFQGSLIIVSHDRYFMDRIVDHILAFEGDGKIKDFIGNFSEYREAKSRGEALEKNAPKPEPVKEIAAPVQTTTQPNKRKLTFKEQRELETIDKEIPKLEGQRAQILDQLNNETDYEKVAKLSAELESISEKLENYEIRWLEIQEVLGEE; translated from the coding sequence ATGAATTACGTTGCTGCTGAAAATCTTACTAAATCTTACGGAATAAAAGTTTTATTTAAAAATATAGCTTTCAATATCAATGAAGGGGATAAAATTGCCATTGTTGCTAAAAATGGAAGCGGAAAATCTACACTTTTAAAAATCCTGATGGGAAAAGAGATCGCAGACAGCGGAAGTGTAATTATCAACAAAGATATTCAGGTAGTTTTGTTTGATCAGGAAATTGATTACGACCCTGCGCTTAGCATTGATGAGTTTATGATGGCACTGGACTCAGAACCGATCAAGGCTCTTAAAAATTATCACGAATCACTTCATTCTACAGATAATGATTTCATTGAAAAAGCTTTAAATGACATGGAAGTTCATAAAGCCTGGGATCTGGAAAATGAAATGAAACAGATTCTTTCCCAGCTTAAAATCATTGATTTGGATGCTAAAATGGGAACGCTTTCCGGGGGGCAGATCAAACGTGTAGCATTAGCAAAACTGCTTACTGAAACCAGAGCGGAACACCGTCATACTCTTTTAATCATGGATGAGCCTACCAACCACCTTGATGTGGAAATGGTAGAATGGCTGGAAAACTATTTGAGTAAAGCAAAAATCACTTTATTACTTGTAACCCACGACAGATATTTCCTGGACAGCGTTTGTCATATCATCTGGGAAATGGAAGACAACAACCTTTATTTCCATAATGGTGCTTATGCTACCTATCTTGAAAACAAAATGATCCGTGAAGATAATCTGAATTCAACCATTGATAAAGCCAACAACCTATACAGAAAGGAACTTGAGTGGATGAGAAGACAGCCCAAGGCGAGAACTACAAAATCTAAAAGCAGGATTGATTCTTTTTACGAAACTGAAAAAACCGCTAAACTAGACACCAGAAAGCAGGGGCTTGAATTGGATTTTGAAATGAAACGTCTGGGAAATAAAATTCTTGAACTTAAAAATATTGATAAAAGTTTTGGAGATAAACTTTTGTTGAAGGATTTCAGCTACCAGTTTCAGCGTGGAGAAAAAGTAGGAATTGTAGGAAAAAACGGAGCCGGGAAATCTACTCTTTTAAATATTATTCAAGGGCTTGAAAAAGCAGACAGTGGAGAAATCGAAACAGGAGAAACTATTTCTTTTGGATATTTCTCGCAAAAAGGACTGCAGTACAAAGAGAATGAAAGGGTAATTGATTTCATTAAAGAGATTGCAGAATATTATCCTTTAGCTAATGGAAAGAGTCTTTCTGCATCACAGTTCTTAAGATTATTTTTATTTGACGACCAGACGCAGTACTCTCCTATTTCCAAACTTTCGGGAGGAGAAAAAAGAAGACTGCATTTGATGTATATCCTCTACCAAAATCCTAATTTCCTGATTTTTGATGAACCTACGAATGATCTGGATCTTCCGACATTAACTGTTCTTGAAAATTTTTTACAGCAGTTTCAAGGTTCATTAATCATCGTTTCTCACGACAGGTATTTTATGGACAGAATTGTAGATCATATTTTAGCTTTTGAAGGTGACGGAAAAATAAAAGATTTCATCGGCAATTTCTCAGAATACAGGGAAGCAAAAAGCCGTGGGGAGGCTTTGGAAAAAAATGCACCGAAGCCGGAGCCCGTTAAAGAAATAGCAGCTCCAGTTCAGACTACTACTCAGCCAAATAAGCGAAAGCTTACGTTTAAAGAGCAGAGAGAGCTGGAAACAATTGATAAAGAAATACCTAAATTAGAAGGACAGCGGGCTCAAATTCTTGACCAGCTTAATAATGAAACGGATTATGAAAAAGTAGCCAAACTTTCTGCCGAACTTGAATCTATTTCAGAAAAGTTAGAAAATTATGAAATAAGATGGCTTGAAATACAAGAAGTTTTAGGTGAGGAGTAA
- a CDS encoding Gfo/Idh/MocA family oxidoreductase, whose translation MQLVKVGLCAFGMSGKIFHAPFLKEHPGFSMAAVVERSKNESQEKYPEAVIYRSVEEMLQNTDVEVIVVNTPVQTHFEYAKKALEAGKNVIVEKPFTVNVSEAEELVHLAEEKGLFLSVYQNRRFDRDFLQVQKILEDKKLGVIKEAEIRFDRFRTEPSGKQHKENPQQTGSGSLHDLGSHLVDQAVQFFGFPEKLFADVFSMKGNDFANDYFEILLYYKNELRVRLKSSVFSKEAHYAYVIHGSKGSFLQERTDNQEAELVSGSIPVYGKDWTLPMIEPDGILNFLNENAATERILTSSDPGNYMNYYQQIYEHIVFGYPLPSPGKEVIQNMKIIDAALESSQQGKMISLI comes from the coding sequence ATGCAATTGGTAAAAGTTGGTCTTTGTGCTTTTGGAATGAGCGGGAAAATTTTTCATGCTCCTTTTTTGAAAGAGCATCCTGGTTTTTCTATGGCTGCGGTTGTAGAAAGAAGTAAAAATGAATCCCAGGAAAAATATCCTGAAGCTGTTATTTACCGTTCAGTAGAAGAGATGCTTCAAAATACCGATGTAGAAGTGATTGTTGTCAATACTCCTGTACAGACTCATTTTGAATATGCAAAAAAGGCTCTTGAAGCCGGTAAGAATGTAATTGTAGAAAAGCCGTTTACCGTAAACGTTTCGGAAGCTGAGGAGCTGGTACATCTCGCTGAAGAAAAAGGATTATTTTTAAGTGTCTATCAAAACAGAAGGTTTGACCGTGATTTTCTGCAGGTTCAAAAAATTCTTGAAGATAAAAAATTAGGAGTGATTAAAGAAGCTGAAATCCGTTTCGACAGATTCCGTACAGAGCCGAGCGGAAAGCAGCATAAAGAAAATCCGCAGCAGACAGGTTCCGGATCGCTTCATGATCTTGGGTCTCATTTGGTAGATCAGGCGGTACAGTTTTTTGGATTTCCGGAGAAACTTTTTGCTGATGTATTTTCAATGAAAGGAAATGATTTTGCAAATGATTATTTTGAAATTCTTCTTTATTATAAAAATGAATTAAGAGTAAGATTGAAATCATCTGTTTTCAGCAAAGAAGCCCACTATGCCTATGTAATTCATGGGAGTAAAGGGAGTTTCCTGCAGGAAAGGACAGATAATCAAGAAGCAGAATTAGTTTCCGGTTCAATTCCGGTGTATGGAAAAGACTGGACGCTTCCAATGATTGAGCCTGACGGAATTTTGAATTTCTTAAATGAAAATGCTGCTACAGAAAGAATATTGACATCCAGCGATCCTGGAAATTACATGAATTATTATCAGCAGATTTATGAACATATTGTTTTTGGATATCCGCTTCCTTCACCTGGAAAAGAAGTGATCCAGAATATGAAGATTATTGATGCCGCTCTTGAAAGCAGCCAGCAGGGGAAAATGATAAGTTTAATTTAA
- a CDS encoding TonB-dependent siderophore receptor, with amino-acid sequence MKRRITSLGLLIISVSFSAQMGHKSDNDTIRVQTIEDINLHKKGNPNKARPLSTKSNLTVMETPQPIAIVTHEIIEQQQAKQLSDVLQNVNGIYLTSSRGGSQDSFGGRGFTFGNDNMFKNGTRINSGVFPEVSGLERVEVLKGANAMLYGNAAAGGIINMITKKPKFNFGGSAALNAGSWNSYKPTIDIYGPLSKNIAFRVNGAYEYAESFRDVVQSTKYYFNPSFLFNLSDKSQLIVEADYLKNDITPDFGIGSITNPDGSYKLNDQLSRNAFLGTDWQYQNVEQVSTNVTFNHQFNEKWSLNAVGSYQNYTKDYFSTERVQWQYDGNNRLFWNRPLNKTYNEQNYGSLQANINGEFNTGTINHKVLIGADTDYSAADSYTYYDPTIADPKKAAFGTNYIYGTNGSPAGTIYLDNPATWAGGSIPSSAALEKNRINTRRIGVYAQDFISLTKEFKVIAGLRWSYIENMPTINTKFKTNSKAETANTSTSDQAFSPKVGIVYMPSENLSVFATYTNSFSANAGYTANGIESLNTSGTVADVNNRISNLSKQGIKPTTIDQYEIGAKKTIWNNALAVNVSLYQILYNNFYQTYWYQDNTGIVQSPDANLKEFAGKMRSRGVELDITGNPNENLSIIGGFSYNNSVYLDTPEKGYVEKQRLVRTPATTANASVFYKFTNYVKGLKVGASVYYIGDRIAGWNDTKSTNTSRNGVTRMFDLKDYTTVALSLGYEWSKFSIQGRVGNLFDVVNYTVHENYSVNPITPRNYYFTLTYKL; translated from the coding sequence ATGAAAAGAAGAATTACTAGTTTAGGTTTATTAATCATTTCTGTATCTTTCAGTGCACAAATGGGGCATAAATCTGACAATGATACGATTAGAGTGCAGACGATCGAAGATATAAACCTTCATAAAAAAGGAAACCCTAATAAAGCGAGGCCGTTATCTACAAAGTCTAACTTAACTGTAATGGAAACGCCGCAGCCGATTGCGATTGTTACCCATGAAATCATTGAACAGCAGCAGGCAAAACAGTTGAGTGATGTTTTACAAAATGTAAATGGTATTTATCTTACTTCTTCAAGAGGAGGCTCACAAGATAGTTTTGGAGGCCGTGGGTTTACGTTCGGAAATGACAATATGTTCAAAAACGGAACAAGAATCAACAGCGGTGTTTTTCCTGAAGTAAGCGGTTTAGAAAGAGTTGAAGTATTGAAAGGAGCTAATGCTATGCTTTATGGAAATGCAGCAGCAGGAGGAATCATTAATATGATCACGAAGAAACCTAAATTTAATTTTGGAGGAAGCGCAGCATTAAATGCCGGCAGCTGGAATTCTTACAAACCGACTATTGATATCTACGGACCATTATCAAAGAATATTGCTTTCAGAGTAAACGGGGCTTATGAGTATGCCGAAAGTTTCAGAGATGTAGTACAGTCTACAAAGTATTATTTCAACCCTTCGTTTTTATTTAATTTAAGTGATAAATCTCAATTAATTGTAGAAGCTGATTATCTTAAAAATGATATCACTCCAGATTTTGGAATCGGATCCATTACAAATCCAGACGGAAGCTATAAACTGAATGACCAGCTTTCAAGAAACGCCTTTTTAGGAACAGACTGGCAGTATCAGAATGTGGAACAGGTTTCTACGAATGTTACTTTTAATCATCAATTTAATGAAAAATGGTCTTTAAATGCCGTCGGATCTTATCAAAACTACACTAAAGATTATTTTTCTACAGAAAGAGTGCAGTGGCAGTATGACGGTAATAACAGATTGTTTTGGAACAGACCATTGAATAAAACGTATAATGAGCAGAATTATGGGTCTTTACAGGCTAATATCAATGGTGAATTCAATACCGGTACAATAAACCACAAAGTATTGATTGGTGCAGATACTGATTACAGTGCGGCCGATTCTTACACTTATTATGATCCAACTATTGCTGATCCAAAGAAAGCCGCTTTCGGGACGAATTATATTTATGGGACAAATGGAAGTCCTGCAGGTACCATTTATTTAGATAATCCTGCAACTTGGGCAGGAGGAAGCATTCCATCTTCTGCTGCTCTTGAAAAAAACAGGATCAATACCAGAAGAATTGGGGTATATGCACAGGATTTCATAAGCCTTACCAAAGAATTTAAAGTGATCGCTGGTTTACGCTGGTCGTACATCGAAAATATGCCGACAATAAACACTAAGTTTAAAACGAACAGCAAGGCAGAAACAGCTAACACTTCTACTTCAGATCAGGCTTTTTCACCTAAAGTGGGTATTGTTTATATGCCTAGTGAAAACCTTTCCGTTTTTGCAACGTATACCAATTCATTCTCTGCCAATGCAGGATATACAGCAAACGGTATAGAATCACTTAATACAAGCGGTACCGTAGCAGACGTAAACAACAGAATTAGTAATTTATCAAAACAAGGAATAAAACCTACGACTATTGACCAATATGAAATAGGAGCAAAGAAAACGATCTGGAATAATGCTTTAGCCGTCAATGTTTCCTTATATCAGATCCTGTATAATAATTTTTATCAAACTTATTGGTATCAAGACAATACTGGGATTGTTCAGTCTCCAGACGCCAACCTGAAAGAATTTGCAGGAAAAATGAGAAGCCGCGGTGTTGAATTAGACATTACAGGAAATCCAAATGAAAATCTTTCTATTATAGGAGGTTTCTCCTACAACAATTCTGTTTATCTGGATACCCCAGAGAAAGGATATGTAGAAAAGCAGAGATTAGTAAGAACGCCTGCAACTACTGCAAATGCTTCTGTATTTTATAAATTCACTAATTATGTTAAAGGATTAAAAGTTGGAGCCAGCGTATATTATATTGGAGATAGAATTGCAGGCTGGAATGATACCAAATCTACTAACACAAGCAGAAACGGAGTAACCCGTATGTTTGATCTAAAAGATTACACCACAGTAGCTTTATCTTTAGGATATGAATGGAGTAAGTTCAGCATCCAGGGAAGAGTGGGTAATTTATTTGATGTTGTCAATTACACCGTACATGAAAATTATTCTGTAAATCCTATTACACCAAGAAACTATTATTTCACATTGACTTATAAGCTTTAA
- a CDS encoding peroxiredoxin translates to MTIRLGDSAPNFQANSSSGNIDFYDYLQNSWGILFSHPADYTPVCTTELGETSKLKSEFDRRNTKVIALSVDEVEDHQNWIKDINETQNTDVEFPIIADKDRKVSELYDFIHPNASATATVRSLVIIDPDKKVRLIITYPASTGRNFTEILRVLDSLQLVDSHKVATPADWVYGDDVVVPPAVSTEEARKIFSKGVIEITPYLRYTPQPDI, encoded by the coding sequence ATGACAATAAGATTAGGAGATTCAGCTCCAAATTTTCAGGCCAACTCATCTTCAGGAAATATAGATTTTTATGATTATTTGCAAAATTCGTGGGGAATTTTATTTTCTCACCCTGCAGATTATACTCCTGTCTGCACCACAGAGCTGGGAGAAACATCAAAATTAAAATCCGAGTTTGACAGAAGAAATACGAAAGTCATCGCTTTGAGTGTAGATGAAGTGGAAGATCACCAAAACTGGATCAAGGATATTAATGAAACACAGAATACAGATGTCGAGTTTCCAATCATAGCAGATAAAGACAGAAAGGTTTCAGAATTATATGATTTTATACACCCCAATGCATCTGCTACAGCTACAGTACGTTCATTAGTGATTATTGATCCTGATAAGAAAGTACGTTTGATTATCACTTATCCTGCTTCAACAGGAAGAAATTTCACTGAAATATTAAGAGTGTTGGATTCATTACAGCTTGTAGACTCCCATAAAGTTGCAACACCTGCTGATTGGGTCTATGGAGATGACGTTGTTGTACCGCCTGCTGTTTCAACAGAAGAAGCCAGAAAAATATTTTCAAAAGGAGTTATAGAAATTACACCTTATCTTCGTTATACACCACAGCCTGATATCTAG
- a CDS encoding peroxiredoxin: protein MSIRLGDTAPNFQSVSSAGDIDFYNYLGNSWGILFSHPADYTPVCTTELGVTSKLKSEFDKRDTKVIALSVDEVEDHQNWIKDINETQNTTVQFPIIADKDRKVSELYDFIHPNASATATVRSLLIIDPDKKVRLIITYPASTGRNFTEILRVLDSLQLVDSHKIATPADWVYGDDVIVPPAVSTEDARNIFPKGVTEIKPYLRYTPQPNT from the coding sequence ATGTCAATAAGATTAGGAGATACCGCACCGAACTTTCAGTCCGTTTCATCGGCTGGAGATATAGATTTTTATAATTATTTAGGAAATTCGTGGGGAATTTTATTCTCTCACCCTGCAGATTATACTCCTGTCTGTACAACGGAACTAGGAGTGACTTCGAAACTAAAGTCAGAATTTGACAAACGAGATACTAAGGTAATCGCATTAAGTGTAGATGAGGTAGAAGATCATCAAAACTGGATTAAAGATATTAATGAAACCCAGAATACAACTGTTCAGTTCCCGATCATTGCAGATAAAGACAGAAAGGTTTCAGAATTATATGATTTTATACACCCCAATGCATCTGCGACAGCTACAGTGCGTTCATTGCTGATTATTGATCCGGATAAAAAAGTACGCCTCATTATTACTTATCCTGCTTCAACGGGAAGAAATTTCACTGAAATATTAAGAGTACTGGATTCATTACAGCTTGTAGACTCCCATAAGATTGCAACACCTGCTGATTGGGTCTATGGAGATGATGTGATTGTTCCGCCGGCCGTCTCAACTGAAGATGCCCGGAATATATTTCCGAAAGGGGTCACCGAAATTAAGCCGTATCTGCGTTATACGCCTCAACCTAATACATGA